One Helianthus annuus cultivar XRQ/B chromosome 7, HanXRQr2.0-SUNRISE, whole genome shotgun sequence genomic region harbors:
- the LOC110866499 gene encoding uncharacterized protein LOC110866499 codes for MISHIWSILVKRESLWVEWVHSYRLKGHSFWTCKAVANTCCSWRKLLQLRPLIRSYIWSNLGNGSKTSAWFDWWSHLGPLGNFLTPRIISNAGFSIKSTVQDIRDNGSWRWPEAWRATYPVLIQLDNIQLHPSRPDKLLWNDGNDLDDYSSSRAWHSIRERAEEVDWTKIVWFNQCIPKHAFFMWLVFRRKLLTQDIILRWDWSRRKNMNMMCCLMCYENNDSHNHLFFDCNYSTQVWIKVRGKGGMNTVSPEWDHIVSWLAARASSKSAINFISRLIVAASIYFVWQEQNARIFKNQTRPPDVLSDLIVQTVRYKLMGVKFKESSNVRRLLEAWGIHSTRMDDDGG; via the coding sequence ATGATCTCTCATATTTGGAGCATTTTGGTTAAACGCGAATCCCTTTGGGTGGAGTGGGTTCACTCGTATAGGCTGAAAGGGCATAGCTTTTGGACGTGTAAGGCTGTAGCGAACACATGTTGTAGTTGGAGGAAGTTATTACAGCTTAGGCCGTTAATCAGGAGCTATATTTGGTCTAACTTGGGCAATGGAAGCAAGACCTCGGCTTGGTTTGATTGGTGGAGCCATCTAGGTCCGCTTGGTAATTTCTTGACTCCAAGAATCATATCGAATGCAGGGTTTTCTATTAAATCCACAGTTCAAGATATTCGTGATAATGGTTCTTGGAGGTGGCCTGAAGCGTGGAGGGCTACGTATCCTGTCTTGATCCAGCTTGATAATATTCAGCTTCATCCTAGCCGTCCTGATAAGCTCTTGTGGAACGATGGTAATGACTTAGATGACTACTCTTCATCTCGGGCATGGCATTCCATTAGAGAGCGTGCTGAGGAAGTAGATTGGACAAAGATAGTTTGGTTTAATCAATGTATTCCCAAGCATGCTTTTTTCATGTGGTTAGTCTTTCGTCGTAAGTTACTTACTCAAGATATAATTCTGCGGTGGGATTGGTCGAGAAGGAAAAATATGAATATGATGTGCTGTCTTATGTGTTATGAGAATAATGACTCTCATAATCATCTGTTCTTCGATTGCAATTACTCCACTCAAGTTTGGATAAAGGTGCGTGGCAAGGGGGGTATGAACACGGTCTCGCCAGAATGGGATCATATTGTTAGCTGGTTAGCGGCTCGTGCGTCTTCGAAGTCGGCTATTAACTTCATTAGTCGGCTCATAGTTGCAGCTTCGATCTACTTTGTATGGCAGGAACAGAATGCTAGAATATTCAAGAACCAGACGAGACCCCCAGATGTTCTGAGTGACTTAATCGTGCAGACTGTTCGATATAAGCTTATGGGTGTTAAGTTTAAAGAGAGTTCTAATGTTCGTAGATTGCTGGAAGCTTGGGGGATTCACTCAACACGAATGGACGATGACGGAGGCTGA